In the genome of Chrysiogenes arsenatis DSM 11915, one region contains:
- a CDS encoding HAMP domain-containing methyl-accepting chemotaxis protein, whose protein sequence is MKNLTMSTKLGSGFGILILISLVVAIIGYSSMATLNKGADTALSTSNVAVMALEAAENIQIYLRNENATRAETAEELLRQGELALLALQRDTDHQALTRFLQTAIDEVKITISGFKDYRVGVRERNALFDELIRLGVLSRQTSQQISDGMTAGIAEQLRLTSDPTQINQALHMLRTEAGIVENINRVHFYVREYIIRGDIASIEAARRLVTDEIIARFTEIGQWMRIQGINSEMQRAVEQSTTIMQQYLGALNTWAERVQTLDQEYQAIRQNIGDINQAINQALAVGNQVMDSETVRAERIILIAAAIAIALGIFLAISITRMIVGPLQQSVNFANAVADGDLTRTLPIQQRDEIGQLVHSLNTMVGSLRDTVGNIQETATGVASASEELSSASVQMSSGMALQAERVSQIASASLEMSQTSTEIAQNMSQIQGNTSNALDLSRQGGSKVKQSAKEMENIAEQVDIASGHARSLEEKAARVQQVIEVINDIAEQTNLLALNAAIEAARAGDAGRGFAVVADEVRKLAERSANSTEEISSIVESIQGGVDQVVRSMSHVDEKAQIGNRLAQETDAAFAEIIGGMENLQELIVQNAAAIEEMSATADQITEDIQAISAASEQTAASSEEVSRASSDLALLATNVQESVAVFQIEERKMLPRA, encoded by the coding sequence ATGAAAAATCTTACAATGAGCACGAAACTTGGAAGTGGATTCGGAATACTGATCCTGATCTCATTAGTGGTAGCTATTATCGGTTACTCTTCGATGGCAACGCTCAACAAAGGAGCTGACACTGCCCTTTCCACCAGCAATGTCGCCGTGATGGCGCTGGAAGCTGCTGAAAACATCCAGATTTATCTGCGCAATGAAAACGCAACCCGTGCCGAAACAGCCGAAGAGTTGCTAAGACAAGGCGAGCTCGCCCTTCTCGCACTCCAGCGCGACACCGACCATCAAGCGTTGACTCGCTTCCTGCAAACCGCAATCGACGAAGTGAAAATAACCATCAGCGGATTTAAGGACTACCGTGTGGGAGTCCGTGAACGCAACGCCCTGTTTGATGAGCTTATCCGCCTCGGTGTATTATCGCGCCAAACCTCACAGCAAATCAGCGATGGCATGACAGCGGGCATTGCCGAGCAACTACGCCTTACAAGCGACCCAACCCAAATTAACCAAGCTCTTCACATGCTGCGCACAGAAGCGGGCATTGTGGAAAACATCAACCGGGTGCATTTTTATGTGCGCGAATACATCATCCGTGGTGACATCGCATCCATAGAGGCCGCCAGAAGGCTTGTTACGGATGAAATCATTGCTCGCTTTACCGAAATAGGGCAATGGATGCGCATACAAGGGATTAACAGCGAAATGCAGCGCGCCGTTGAGCAGTCAACCACTATTATGCAGCAGTACCTTGGAGCACTCAATACGTGGGCAGAGCGGGTGCAGACACTTGATCAGGAATATCAGGCCATCCGGCAAAATATTGGCGATATCAATCAGGCGATCAATCAAGCCCTGGCGGTGGGGAATCAGGTCATGGATAGCGAAACCGTCCGAGCCGAGCGGATTATCCTTATTGCCGCTGCCATTGCGATTGCTCTTGGCATATTCCTCGCTATTTCGATCACCCGTATGATCGTCGGCCCACTCCAGCAAAGTGTCAATTTCGCCAATGCGGTGGCCGATGGCGACTTGACGCGAACGCTCCCCATTCAGCAGCGCGACGAAATCGGCCAGCTTGTCCACTCACTGAATACCATGGTTGGTAGTCTGCGCGACACCGTAGGGAATATTCAAGAAACGGCAACTGGTGTGGCTTCTGCCAGTGAAGAACTTAGCAGCGCTTCCGTACAAATGAGTTCCGGCATGGCACTGCAAGCAGAGCGAGTTTCACAAATTGCTTCCGCGTCGCTCGAAATGTCGCAGACCTCGACGGAGATTGCGCAGAACATGAGTCAGATTCAAGGAAACACCTCAAACGCACTCGATTTATCGCGTCAAGGCGGCTCGAAGGTCAAACAGTCCGCCAAAGAGATGGAAAATATCGCCGAACAAGTTGATATTGCCTCTGGCCATGCCCGTTCGCTCGAAGAAAAAGCCGCCCGCGTGCAGCAAGTGATTGAAGTTATTAACGATATCGCGGAACAGACCAATTTGCTTGCGCTGAATGCGGCGATCGAAGCCGCCCGCGCTGGCGACGCGGGACGCGGTTTTGCTGTTGTTGCGGATGAAGTGCGCAAGCTTGCCGAACGGAGCGCCAACTCAACCGAAGAGATCAGCTCCATAGTGGAAAGCATTCAGGGTGGCGTTGATCAGGTCGTCCGCTCTATGTCTCACGTTGACGAAAAGGCACAAATCGGCAATCGCTTGGCGCAAGAAACCGATGCCGCCTTTGCCGAAATCATTGGAGGCATGGAAAATCTACAGGAATTAATTGTACAAAACGCCGCCGCAATTGAAGAAATGTCGGCCACGGCGGATCAAATCACCGAGGACATTCAGGCCATTTCGGCAGCTTCGGAACAAACCGCCGCTTCTTCGGAAGAAGTCTCGCGCGCCTCAAGCGATCTGGCACTGCTTGCCACAAACGTTCAGGAGAGCGTTGCCGTATTCCAGATCGAAGAGCGCAAGATGCTTCCCCGCGCATAA
- a CDS encoding histidine phosphatase family protein gives MSHRVLQCLVALGLCVGTVLPSLAETFRESPLDAQTIHAVQQGGYVLYLRHGITDSAIPDQVPVDLNDCSTQRPLTTEGRKQMAFIGQSIAQAGFPVGEIYVSPFCRAIESAQAAFGEREIVVEELLKYTAAMTRVEKTPVIQRTRELVSLPVTTAGKNRALVAHGPNMAEIMNYFPPEGTLVVVRPLGADSFEYVGSVRPEQWDELLLPPPWQ, from the coding sequence ATGTCACATCGTGTTCTTCAATGTCTGGTAGCTTTGGGGTTGTGTGTAGGTACGGTTCTCCCCTCTTTGGCGGAGACCTTTCGGGAGTCACCACTTGATGCGCAGACGATTCATGCGGTGCAACAGGGTGGGTATGTGCTCTACTTGCGTCATGGCATAACTGACTCCGCTATTCCCGATCAGGTTCCGGTTGATCTGAATGATTGTTCTACGCAGCGTCCGTTGACGACTGAAGGGCGGAAACAGATGGCGTTTATTGGTCAAAGTATTGCGCAGGCAGGTTTTCCGGTAGGCGAAATATATGTGAGTCCGTTTTGTCGGGCGATTGAAAGTGCGCAGGCTGCTTTCGGGGAGCGCGAAATTGTTGTGGAAGAGTTGCTGAAATATACCGCTGCCATGACTCGAGTCGAAAAAACACCGGTAATTCAGCGTACGCGCGAACTGGTGTCATTGCCGGTGACAACGGCGGGGAAAAACCGGGCACTCGTTGCTCACGGGCCGAATATGGCCGAAATCATGAACTATTTCCCTCCGGAAGGGACGTTGGTGGTAGTGCGCCCGCTTGGTGCGGATTCCTTCGAATATGTCGGGAGCGTTCGCCCCGAGCAGTGGGATGAACTGCTGCTCCCCCCACCCTGGCAGTAA
- a CDS encoding PAS domain-containing sensor histidine kinase: MSASRNLILLFLLPALFVILLTLALGYWSIRTVDERQQSASALQHNDLQVIRDAAKFSEGMSLLHMRVVATLEKAEERALSELQLYFLHAEFVEELNQFGERVAHLAHSDLLQEIDESSAAALVHEFHEYRRFVLQATDIAAVDYTMSHHYLDAAGQHFANFTLYPHRISQLFVERASVRIESISRESRQYLTQIMIVGGVALFLILMLALLITASVSQKLRVIANALFDLSRDKNHLPELPAIEALQKHSDGDFGRMARALLAFRDTKSRLLEAQQLASIGNWEWLIQDGSLYWSDEVYRIFGLIPREFEETYEAFLGYVHPEDRHFVEESVRLALEEKRPYSIDHRIILADGTLKYVHERGEVKFDDSGTPLRMMGTIQDVTRVKMIENALRANQVRYQKLSEQFRALLDAIPDAIVEVDREYVIRWANDGAAEFYRQPASMLPGKRCYEILQGRTEPCETCPIEAYVAGRRKSTGIITLGATTWEVNAAPGSFDTKKEIATFITISRNITQRVQMQQDAMRTAHLSLLGQLSAGVAHEINNPNSFIMLNTSVLDDIWRDMIRSLPQHVETLEDFSAGGFTYPELRHEVPEMLARIHRATERIKGIVEHLKAFSTQDKMSLNEPVQLNDVVHGATSMLASETKKRAVALRFELGENLPTVRGSAARLEQIIINFIMNALEAVPEKRGEITVATYRLKGDDMLAVEVRDNGCGIDTETLARLFEPFYTTKRGRGGTGLGLSISRATAEEHGGSIVVESTVGAGATFRLLLPVGK, encoded by the coding sequence ATGAGCGCTAGCCGCAACCTGATATTACTCTTTTTGTTGCCAGCTCTTTTTGTCATTCTGCTGACATTGGCGTTGGGGTATTGGTCCATTCGCACCGTAGATGAACGGCAGCAGTCCGCTTCTGCATTGCAGCATAATGATTTACAAGTTATTCGCGATGCGGCCAAGTTCAGCGAAGGGATGAGTTTGCTGCATATGCGTGTGGTGGCAACGCTGGAAAAGGCGGAAGAGAGAGCGCTCTCTGAGTTGCAACTCTATTTCCTGCATGCTGAGTTTGTCGAAGAGCTGAATCAATTTGGTGAACGTGTGGCGCACCTCGCTCACTCTGATTTACTTCAGGAAATTGACGAGTCGAGTGCGGCCGCGTTGGTGCATGAGTTTCACGAATACCGCCGTTTTGTGCTGCAAGCGACTGACATTGCCGCGGTCGATTACACGATGTCGCACCACTATCTTGATGCGGCAGGGCAGCACTTTGCGAATTTCACCCTCTATCCGCACCGTATCAGCCAGCTTTTTGTGGAGCGCGCGAGTGTGCGTATCGAGAGCATTTCACGTGAGTCGCGGCAGTACCTAACGCAAATTATGATAGTCGGCGGTGTTGCACTCTTTCTTATACTGATGTTGGCGCTGCTTATCACCGCGAGCGTGAGTCAAAAGTTGCGCGTGATTGCCAATGCACTGTTTGACCTTTCGCGCGACAAGAACCATTTGCCCGAGCTTCCCGCTATTGAAGCGCTGCAAAAACATTCCGATGGGGATTTTGGCAGAATGGCTCGCGCGCTTTTGGCCTTTCGCGATACAAAATCACGCCTGTTGGAGGCACAACAGCTTGCCAGTATCGGCAACTGGGAGTGGCTGATTCAGGACGGAAGTCTGTACTGGTCGGATGAGGTCTACCGTATTTTCGGGCTGATTCCGCGTGAATTTGAAGAAACCTACGAAGCGTTTCTCGGGTACGTTCATCCTGAAGATCGTCATTTTGTGGAAGAGAGTGTTCGGCTGGCGCTGGAGGAAAAACGCCCCTACAGCATCGATCACCGTATTATCCTCGCTGATGGTACGTTGAAGTATGTCCACGAGCGGGGCGAAGTGAAATTTGACGACTCGGGAACGCCGCTACGGATGATGGGAACGATACAGGATGTAACGCGCGTGAAAATGATCGAAAATGCGTTGCGCGCGAATCAGGTGCGCTACCAGAAGCTTTCGGAACAATTCCGCGCTTTACTGGATGCTATTCCCGATGCCATTGTTGAAGTTGACCGTGAATATGTGATTCGGTGGGCGAATGATGGTGCCGCAGAGTTTTATCGCCAGCCAGCATCAATGCTTCCCGGAAAGCGGTGTTACGAGATACTACAAGGGCGCACAGAGCCCTGCGAGACCTGTCCTATCGAAGCCTATGTAGCAGGAAGGCGCAAAAGTACAGGAATAATTACCCTCGGCGCGACAACGTGGGAAGTTAATGCGGCTCCCGGAAGCTTTGACACCAAGAAAGAGATTGCCACGTTTATTACGATATCGCGCAATATCACACAGCGGGTGCAGATGCAGCAGGATGCCATGCGCACGGCGCACCTATCCCTGTTGGGGCAGTTAAGCGCTGGAGTAGCGCATGAAATCAATAACCCCAATAGCTTTATCATGCTCAATACGTCGGTGTTAGACGATATCTGGCGCGATATGATCCGTAGTTTACCGCAACACGTGGAGACGCTGGAGGATTTTAGTGCGGGTGGTTTTACGTACCCCGAATTGCGTCATGAGGTTCCAGAAATGTTGGCGCGTATTCATCGTGCAACGGAGCGCATTAAAGGGATTGTTGAGCACTTAAAAGCTTTTTCGACGCAAGATAAGATGTCCCTCAACGAGCCGGTGCAGCTCAACGATGTGGTGCATGGTGCAACGTCTATGCTGGCAAGCGAAACGAAAAAACGGGCGGTGGCTTTACGTTTCGAGTTAGGGGAAAATCTGCCAACGGTGCGCGGAAGTGCGGCGCGGTTGGAGCAAATCATCATTAATTTCATTATGAATGCGCTGGAAGCCGTTCCCGAAAAGCGCGGGGAAATAACCGTGGCGACATATCGATTGAAAGGTGACGATATGCTGGCTGTCGAAGTGCGCGATAACGGATGCGGTATTGACACCGAAACACTGGCGCGCCTCTTCGAGCCGTTTTATACTACCAAACGTGGACGCGGTGGCACGGGTTTGGGATTGTCGATTTCACGTGCGACCGCTGAAGAGCATGGTGGTAGTATTGTTGTTGAGTCAACTGTCGGGGCAGGGGCGACGTTCCGTTTACTCTTACCAGTCGGGAAGTAG
- a CDS encoding putative bifunctional diguanylate cyclase/phosphodiesterase — protein MKATSRNLLFAFLFPAMLVVMLAFAFGYWSFSTLKGHYVDVSASQARDLQTIHAAAQFSRSVGDLHKHITATLELARRGASSEIELYYRHGTIVDMLSARLLEAEALAASELLREVNHGSTVALLQEFQRYQYFVIMATDIAAIDPSTAENYIDAAQKHFINFSSYAHRITELLSARADIRHAKAMEMLYDYFSWVAWAGGLSLVFMVLSALFSGRLIGRNLRVITDALSDLALSDGKFPPLPEVDALAQQAKGEVRQVAQALLALRDAEVRRREAEQQAHYLAHYDTLTGLPNRHLLSEYINHALQFCTSSGHYGALLYLDLDNFKTVNDTRGHSIGDKLLQEVTARLRTLAVAEGMLTMGRFGGDEFALLLDTLGVNRAQAVHRVELFAEQVRLSLSVPYVIDGEGYRVTPSIGVALFQDGTHDAEELFKCADAAMYQAKNAGRNTIRFYDPALQATLEYRTSLEHDLQQALEKKEFRLVFQLQVDGEGRPFGAEALLRWHHPVRGVVSPADFIPLAEETGLIVPIGYWVLETACQQLVAWQQRPESAHLTLAVNMSARQFKDPALVKHIGRIVHETGARADRLKLELTESAVLERVEETIAKMQEIKRSGITFSMDDFGTGYSSLQYLKRLPLDQMKIDQSFVRDIHDNPEDAAIVKTIIAMSHALNLEVVAEGVETAAQVEFLMSQGCRAFQGYFFCRPIPAQEFTQRLRNSARLGAS, from the coding sequence ATGAAAGCGACCAGCAGAAACCTTTTGTTCGCGTTTCTTTTTCCGGCGATGTTGGTCGTCATGCTGGCGTTTGCCTTCGGGTATTGGTCGTTTTCGACTTTGAAAGGGCACTATGTTGACGTCAGTGCGTCGCAAGCGCGCGATTTACAGACCATTCACGCTGCGGCACAGTTCAGTCGTAGTGTGGGGGATTTACATAAGCACATAACTGCCACACTCGAACTTGCCCGCCGAGGGGCAAGTTCGGAAATTGAGCTGTATTACCGTCATGGGACAATTGTTGATATGTTGTCAGCTCGTTTGCTCGAAGCCGAAGCGCTTGCCGCGTCAGAACTGTTACGCGAAGTAAATCATGGCAGCACCGTGGCGCTGTTGCAGGAATTTCAGCGGTATCAGTATTTTGTGATTATGGCGACGGATATTGCCGCTATCGACCCTTCCACGGCGGAAAATTACATTGATGCGGCACAGAAACACTTTATCAATTTTTCTAGCTATGCCCACCGCATTACAGAACTCTTGTCCGCCAGAGCGGACATTCGCCATGCAAAAGCCATGGAAATGCTGTACGACTATTTTTCCTGGGTCGCTTGGGCTGGCGGGCTCAGTTTAGTGTTCATGGTTTTGTCGGCACTTTTTTCGGGTCGACTCATTGGTCGCAATTTGCGTGTTATTACCGACGCGCTGAGTGATCTTGCTCTGTCCGATGGAAAATTTCCACCGCTCCCTGAAGTCGACGCTCTGGCGCAACAAGCGAAGGGTGAAGTACGGCAGGTGGCGCAGGCTCTGCTGGCACTTCGCGATGCCGAAGTGCGGCGGCGTGAAGCGGAGCAGCAAGCGCATTATCTGGCGCACTACGATACGCTGACGGGGTTGCCGAATCGCCATTTATTGAGTGAATACATCAACCACGCTCTGCAATTCTGCACCAGTTCCGGCCATTATGGCGCTTTGCTCTATTTGGATCTCGATAATTTCAAAACGGTGAACGATACCCGTGGGCATAGTATTGGCGATAAACTTTTACAAGAAGTTACCGCTCGTTTACGTACGTTGGCCGTTGCTGAAGGAATGTTGACGATGGGACGTTTTGGTGGTGACGAGTTTGCTTTGCTGCTCGATACTCTGGGAGTGAATCGCGCCCAAGCGGTACACCGAGTAGAGTTGTTTGCAGAACAGGTGCGACTGTCGTTAAGTGTGCCGTATGTGATTGACGGCGAGGGGTACCGCGTGACGCCGAGTATTGGTGTTGCGCTGTTTCAGGATGGTACGCACGATGCGGAAGAGCTGTTTAAATGTGCCGATGCCGCCATGTATCAGGCGAAAAATGCCGGTCGCAATACCATCCGTTTTTACGATCCCGCCCTTCAGGCCACACTGGAGTATCGCACGTCGCTGGAACACGATTTGCAGCAAGCGTTGGAAAAGAAGGAATTCCGTTTGGTGTTCCAACTTCAGGTGGATGGCGAAGGTCGTCCTTTTGGTGCCGAAGCATTGCTACGCTGGCATCATCCCGTGCGAGGTGTGGTGTCGCCCGCTGATTTTATTCCACTGGCCGAAGAGACGGGCTTGATTGTTCCGATCGGGTATTGGGTGTTGGAAACAGCGTGTCAGCAATTGGTAGCGTGGCAGCAACGGCCAGAGTCAGCGCACCTCACGCTGGCAGTCAATATGAGTGCACGGCAGTTTAAAGATCCGGCGCTGGTGAAACATATCGGGCGGATAGTACATGAAACCGGGGCTCGCGCCGACCGCTTGAAGCTGGAGCTCACCGAAAGCGCGGTGTTGGAGCGCGTCGAAGAGACGATTGCCAAAATGCAGGAGATCAAGCGGAGCGGGATTACGTTTTCGATGGATGACTTTGGTACGGGGTATTCGTCGCTGCAATATCTGAAGCGGCTGCCGCTCGATCAGATGAAAATTGATCAGTCATTTGTGCGCGATATTCACGATAACCCTGAAGATGCGGCGATTGTCAAAACCATCATTGCTATGAGTCATGCCCTGAATTTAGAGGTGGTTGCCGAAGGGGTTGAGACGGCGGCACAGGTGGAATTTCTGATGTCGCAAGGGTGCCGCGCATTTCAGGGGTACTTTTTCTGCCGTCCGATTCCGGCGCAAGAGTTCACCCAACGGTTGCGAAACTCTGCCCGCTTGGGGGCGTCATGA
- a CDS encoding MarR family winged helix-turn-helix transcriptional regulator produces the protein MKISTPLDLYWSMGLVLRDLRAIDEKLLKTFDVGPAQMRILHTISDHPQGLNLKEISRMIDVTPGNASRLVEKLSQKGWVDRSPSPISKREIVVRLTREGSRHLRKLAPLQQQEINSYIGKQLSPELIGQLKVILEAMEEDTAAS, from the coding sequence GTGAAAATTTCCACCCCGCTTGATCTGTATTGGAGTATGGGACTGGTGTTGCGCGATTTGCGCGCCATTGACGAAAAGCTGCTAAAAACGTTTGATGTTGGTCCGGCGCAAATGAGAATTCTCCACACAATAAGCGATCATCCGCAAGGGCTTAATCTGAAAGAAATATCGCGTATGATAGACGTGACACCAGGCAATGCCAGCCGTTTGGTGGAAAAATTATCCCAAAAAGGGTGGGTAGATCGGTCGCCATCCCCGATAAGCAAGCGAGAAATAGTTGTTCGGCTTACTCGCGAAGGGAGCCGACACCTTCGCAAGCTTGCACCATTGCAACAGCAAGAGATAAATTCCTACATCGGTAAACAACTTAGCCCTGAACTTATCGGTCAACTGAAAGTGATATTGGAAGCTATGGAGGAAGATACGGCGGCCTCTTGA
- a CDS encoding MerR family transcriptional regulator, with the protein MNNTPENHVDTDELTPIGELAKQLRLTTRTLRYWEEVGIIESAERDNGTIRGYTPYMVRRIRLIMKLKELGLTIKEMQDLYRVYGNAKRTDKLIPELIKTIDQHIRLVDAKMARIASLRVDLVEYRDRLFEKFARVSEQHTD; encoded by the coding sequence ATGAATAACACCCCAGAAAATCACGTTGATACGGATGAATTAACCCCCATTGGAGAACTTGCCAAACAACTGCGACTGACCACGCGAACACTACGCTATTGGGAAGAAGTAGGAATTATTGAGTCTGCCGAACGCGACAATGGCACCATTCGCGGCTATACGCCGTATATGGTGCGGAGAATTCGACTCATAATGAAACTCAAAGAGTTGGGATTAACGATCAAGGAGATGCAGGATCTTTATCGCGTCTATGGAAACGCGAAAAGAACTGACAAGCTTATTCCTGAGCTTATTAAAACCATTGATCAACATATTCGACTTGTTGACGCAAAAATGGCACGAATTGCCTCGCTGAGAGTCGACCTTGTCGAATATCGCGACCGTTTATTTGAAAAATTCGCTCGGGTGAGCGAACAGCACACCGACTGA
- a CDS encoding CoA-transferase subunit beta, translated as MNTHDYAKPEEYGLADLLCCAASREVQDNEIVFAGTGLPMVAIMLAQKTHAPNLKLIFEAGTLDGRPPEIPTSVGDARCEMGASRSSGLYDAFSIAQRGYVDLGFLGGAEVDEYGNVNTTVIGDYLAPELRLTGSGGNPDINSFAKRTVFIMVHEKRRFTKNVSYITSPGWRVKKWPGGEFVHRRELYGTAYRGGPSAIISTAGVFRFDEETGKIYLDTCHPGMTPEEIQELCNFPLDISRVNGLTAPPTREELHLIHDVLDPDEIFIPKTKR; from the coding sequence ATGAATACTCACGATTACGCAAAGCCAGAAGAGTACGGATTGGCCGATCTACTTTGTTGCGCGGCCTCGCGCGAGGTGCAAGATAATGAAATAGTATTTGCTGGCACCGGATTGCCGATGGTTGCCATTATGTTGGCGCAAAAAACGCACGCCCCAAATCTGAAACTCATTTTTGAAGCAGGAACACTCGATGGACGTCCACCGGAAATTCCCACATCGGTTGGTGATGCCCGCTGTGAAATGGGCGCTTCGCGCTCGTCAGGGCTCTACGATGCCTTTAGTATTGCGCAGCGTGGATACGTTGATCTTGGTTTTTTGGGGGGAGCCGAAGTGGATGAGTACGGTAACGTCAATACCACGGTTATTGGCGATTACTTAGCACCTGAATTGCGACTCACTGGCAGCGGCGGAAATCCCGATATCAATTCGTTCGCCAAGCGCACCGTATTTATTATGGTGCACGAAAAGCGGAGGTTCACGAAGAATGTAAGCTACATCACAAGCCCGGGCTGGCGAGTGAAGAAATGGCCTGGAGGTGAATTCGTTCACCGCCGGGAATTATATGGTACTGCCTACCGTGGTGGCCCTTCTGCGATTATCAGTACCGCTGGTGTGTTTCGTTTTGATGAGGAAACGGGGAAAATATACCTTGATACGTGCCATCCAGGAATGACACCAGAGGAAATTCAGGAGTTGTGTAATTTCCCACTTGATATTTCTCGGGTCAATGGGCTGACGGCACCACCAACGCGTGAAGAGCTTCATTTGATTCATGACGTCCTTGATCCTGACGAAATATTTATTCCAAAAACAAAGCGCTAA
- a CDS encoding cache domain-containing protein codes for MRLPFSPKTIKGRLLAFFGVAICGTVALIAISLFTLNHNMYSIKNRAVEEMTQAAYSIVESYWQMVQSGEITTEVAQQRALRTLHSMRYGDGEYIWVNDMHPRMVMHPTTPELDGADLTHYADPHGKRLFMEMLAVVQRDGKGHVDYYWPKPGFGDPVPKSSYIMGFQPWGWVIGTGVYIDDINAMLWVEVQRMAIIIAIMLFVTAVPMIAIVRMIVLSTAAITDKARKLAAGDADLSKRISLSGEDELAQVAKYMNQYIEKAHREQQAMIQQAKLAEIGGMVGAIAHQWKQPLNNINLLAADLAELYRSGELTKEELEFSTTHIQQQVDYMAQTVDDFRNFYKPSDKTRNFCPQQQIRDVLELMRGQLMRDKVILTFFPSEVSPQVYGCPNEFKQVFLNLIHNSRDVFQERKVDERMITITASVSEGMLRFTVRDNGGGIPDELLPDALFDSFTSTKGEHGTGIGLSLCRQIVAKMGGTIQARNTDGGAEFCITLRTTDVV; via the coding sequence GTGCGATTGCCGTTTTCCCCAAAAACTATTAAGGGTCGACTCCTCGCTTTTTTTGGTGTGGCCATTTGCGGCACTGTCGCGCTGATTGCTATTTCTCTTTTCACGTTAAACCACAACATGTACAGCATTAAAAATCGTGCAGTGGAAGAGATGACCCAGGCGGCGTATAGCATTGTTGAGAGCTATTGGCAGATGGTGCAATCTGGTGAAATAACGACCGAAGTTGCACAGCAACGTGCCTTGCGTACACTGCACTCAATGCGATATGGCGATGGCGAATATATTTGGGTCAATGATATGCACCCGCGAATGGTCATGCACCCGACTACTCCAGAACTTGATGGCGCAGACTTAACACATTACGCTGATCCCCATGGTAAACGGTTGTTTATGGAAATGCTAGCTGTTGTGCAGCGCGACGGAAAAGGGCATGTCGATTATTACTGGCCGAAGCCCGGCTTTGGTGATCCGGTGCCTAAGTCTTCGTACATCATGGGTTTTCAGCCGTGGGGTTGGGTAATTGGCACGGGCGTTTATATCGACGACATTAACGCGATGCTCTGGGTTGAAGTGCAACGCATGGCCATAATTATTGCCATCATGCTGTTCGTTACGGCAGTACCTATGATTGCGATTGTGCGTATGATCGTCCTGTCTACGGCGGCAATTACGGATAAAGCACGCAAGCTAGCGGCTGGTGATGCCGATTTATCGAAACGGATTTCCCTCAGTGGCGAAGACGAACTGGCACAGGTTGCCAAATATATGAATCAGTACATCGAAAAAGCACATCGAGAACAGCAGGCGATGATTCAGCAGGCCAAGCTGGCCGAAATTGGCGGTATGGTGGGGGCAATAGCGCACCAGTGGAAACAGCCGCTCAACAACATCAATTTACTGGCGGCTGATCTGGCAGAACTCTACCGTTCCGGTGAGCTGACAAAAGAGGAGCTGGAGTTCTCCACCACGCATATTCAGCAGCAGGTTGATTATATGGCGCAGACGGTCGACGACTTCCGCAACTTCTATAAGCCGTCAGATAAGACCAGAAACTTTTGCCCGCAGCAACAGATTCGTGATGTGCTGGAATTGATGCGTGGGCAACTGATGCGCGATAAGGTTATATTAACCTTTTTCCCTTCGGAAGTATCCCCGCAGGTCTACGGTTGCCCAAATGAGTTTAAGCAGGTGTTTTTGAACCTGATCCATAATTCGCGCGACGTGTTTCAGGAACGCAAGGTAGATGAGCGGATGATCACGATCACGGCCAGTGTCAGCGAAGGTATGCTTCGTTTCACCGTGCGTGATAATGGTGGCGGCATTCCCGACGAACTCCTTCCTGATGCTCTTTTTGATTCTTTCACCTCAACCAAAGGGGAGCATGGAACGGGGATTGGTCTTTCGCTCTGCCGGCAGATTGTTGCCAAAATGGGTGGAACCATTCAGGCGCGCAACACTGACGGTGGCGCAGAGTTTTGTATTACACTGAGAACTACAGACGTTGTGTGA